The following are encoded in a window of Armatimonas rosea genomic DNA:
- a CDS encoding alpha/beta hydrolase family protein: protein MQYSRFLPLLALCLVMPHAAAQTSSLAGIVYDPAAALQPQLTQRKDAQGKPLSLYNLSFLGGSGARVPALVSVPNVPAKGKRPAVILLHGLGGDKNQLQALALLLNGKGYLTVAIDVAGHGERPKVNGKGVGEQDLAGMRTIAAQTVQDLRATVDYLASRDDIDTKRIGFVGVSLGGVLGARFLADEPRVAAAALWVAGGDWGTLITTSAHPFAKRFRDTGETDAAKIRQALADVDPVPAISHAAPRPLLFLNGATDDVVPKACSEALFAAAKDPKERTILPGGHIPNLFDMASRTIAFLEKNLNKPTTPGHPNP from the coding sequence ATGCAGTATAGCCGCTTTCTTCCGCTTTTGGCACTCTGTCTGGTGATGCCCCACGCTGCAGCCCAGACCAGTAGCCTTGCTGGAATTGTCTACGATCCGGCGGCGGCGCTTCAGCCGCAGCTGACCCAGCGCAAAGATGCCCAGGGGAAGCCGCTCTCGCTCTACAACCTGAGCTTTTTGGGTGGGAGCGGTGCCCGTGTTCCCGCGCTGGTCTCGGTGCCCAATGTGCCGGCGAAGGGCAAGCGCCCGGCCGTGATCCTGCTGCATGGCCTCGGGGGCGATAAGAACCAGCTCCAGGCACTCGCGCTGCTCCTCAATGGCAAGGGCTATCTCACGGTGGCGATCGATGTGGCCGGCCACGGGGAGCGCCCCAAGGTCAATGGGAAGGGAGTGGGGGAGCAGGATCTGGCGGGGATGCGGACGATCGCGGCGCAGACGGTGCAGGACCTTCGGGCGACCGTGGACTACCTGGCCTCGCGCGACGATATCGACACCAAGCGGATTGGGTTTGTGGGGGTCTCGCTGGGCGGGGTCCTGGGCGCACGCTTCCTCGCCGACGAGCCACGTGTTGCGGCGGCGGCGCTCTGGGTGGCGGGCGGCGACTGGGGCACCCTGATCACCACCAGTGCCCATCCCTTCGCCAAGCGCTTCCGAGACACGGGCGAGACCGATGCCGCCAAGATTCGCCAAGCCCTCGCCGATGTCGACCCCGTGCCCGCGATCAGCCACGCCGCACCGCGCCCGCTGCTCTTTCTGAACGGTGCCACCGACGATGTCGTGCCGAAGGCCTGCAGCGAGGCGCTCTTTGCGGCGGCTAAAGACCCGAAGGAGCGCACTATCCTGCCCGGCGGCCACATCCCCAACCTCTTCGACATGGCCAGCCGCACGATTGCGTTTCTGGAGAAGAACCTCAACAAGCCGACAACACCTGGTCATCCCAATCCTTAA
- a CDS encoding DUF7009 family protein: MKVRWMESSLRLRITPSELAALEQGEPTTLAATFPGGWSVTLQLGEGSGLEAPATGTVVLTLSPDSLATLRQPETEGVYFTSANQSFTYFVEKDFPCLHPRPEPVQEQSETFPAPDGFAERHRTA; the protein is encoded by the coding sequence ATGAAAGTGCGCTGGATGGAGAGCTCCCTACGCCTGCGGATCACCCCGAGTGAGCTGGCGGCCCTGGAGCAAGGCGAGCCCACAACACTGGCGGCGACCTTTCCAGGCGGCTGGTCCGTGACCCTACAGCTCGGGGAGGGGAGTGGCCTGGAAGCGCCCGCGACAGGGACGGTCGTCCTGACGCTCTCGCCCGACTCCCTCGCGACGCTCCGCCAGCCCGAGACTGAGGGGGTCTACTTCACCAGCGCCAACCAGAGTTTTACCTACTTTGTCGAGAAAGACTTCCCCTGCCTCCACCCACGCCCCGAGCCGGTTCAGGAGCAGAGCGAGACCTTCCCGGCCCCCGACGGCTTCGCGGAGCGGCACCGGACCGCATGA
- a CDS encoding WD40 repeat domain-containing protein: MSEPTLKPLKDLKLPTAVLAVAASPDSKQLFAACLDGGVWAVPVESGVPQRLGKHESYASGVCYLSKSQQVLSAGYDGTLRWFSPTENKELRTVKAHSFWSWKLRLSPDERLVASVTGQYLAGGYKYEPAAEREPSVKVYDTETGALRWALSHVPPVLSVAFSPNNRYLAAANLMGEIRVWDLESGKQLAAWTTPDFTCWGIIKSPNYIGGIFDLAFTPDSKELLACGMGPMEDPMAGNGKQTWQRFAWSETPPRKVAEIRASDAGAGLMESLRFHPNQKHFVMAGKIAQGKWNAGLFDAGSGSLVQGVDSKMRITDSLWLHGGALLALAGATSQEKKNKEGRSPDFGHIKLFECTS; encoded by the coding sequence ATGAGCGAGCCCACCCTCAAGCCCCTGAAAGACCTGAAGCTCCCCACCGCGGTGCTCGCGGTCGCGGCGTCCCCCGATAGCAAGCAGCTCTTCGCGGCCTGCCTGGATGGCGGTGTCTGGGCGGTGCCGGTGGAGTCGGGTGTCCCCCAGCGCCTCGGCAAGCACGAGAGCTACGCCAGCGGGGTGTGCTACCTGAGCAAGAGCCAGCAGGTGCTCTCGGCGGGCTACGACGGCACCCTGCGCTGGTTCTCCCCCACCGAGAACAAAGAGCTGCGCACGGTCAAGGCACACAGTTTTTGGTCGTGGAAGCTACGGCTCTCCCCCGATGAGCGGCTGGTGGCGAGTGTCACAGGGCAGTATCTTGCGGGCGGCTACAAGTACGAGCCCGCCGCCGAGCGCGAGCCCAGTGTCAAGGTCTACGATACCGAGACAGGAGCCCTGCGCTGGGCTCTCTCGCATGTCCCTCCTGTTCTCTCGGTGGCCTTTAGCCCCAACAACCGCTACCTGGCGGCCGCCAACCTCATGGGGGAGATTCGGGTCTGGGACCTGGAGAGCGGCAAGCAGCTCGCGGCCTGGACCACGCCAGACTTTACCTGCTGGGGGATCATCAAGAGCCCGAACTATATCGGCGGTATCTTCGACCTCGCCTTCACCCCCGATAGCAAGGAGCTGCTCGCCTGTGGCATGGGTCCGATGGAGGACCCGATGGCGGGCAATGGCAAGCAGACCTGGCAGCGCTTCGCCTGGAGCGAGACGCCCCCACGAAAAGTCGCCGAGATTCGGGCGTCCGATGCGGGCGCGGGGCTGATGGAGTCCCTACGCTTTCACCCTAACCAGAAGCACTTTGTGATGGCAGGCAAGATCGCGCAGGGCAAGTGGAACGCGGGGCTCTTCGACGCCGGCTCCGGTAGCCTGGTCCAAGGGGTCGATAGCAAGATGCGCATCACCGACTCGCTCTGGCTGCACGGCGGGGCGCTGCTCGCGCTTGCGGGAGCGACGAGCCAAGAGAAGAAGAACAAAGAGGGCCGTTCCCCGGACTTTGGGCACATCAAGCTGTTCGAGTGCACATCGTGA
- a CDS encoding DUF1501 domain-containing protein: MNDDETTIAEEGSCTPPEHTLHRRLFLQGLVGAGAASALSWTGLFSPAALAAEAKRQQKHCILLWLCGAPSQFETWDPKPGSVFGGPFRAIPTKLPGVQFSELMPSCAKIADKLAVVRSMKTKPNEHFQAIDLLTRGAAPREPFVRPILGSVLAQQLGHLDNPIPNFVFLDPNPRGNEFESFKAGNWAGWLGAQYGPVRAGGQYKLADVNRLADTTTQDFEQREALRRFLTKKYENERTSAAASSQNAIFSRVKGLMSCADLFDLDKVNPKDRERYGPGTFGLHTLLARNLVENGAPFVMVANGMPWDCHVFQHEIYQMLVPETDRIVAHLINDLEERGLLDKTLVVVMGEFGRTPWLNAARGRDHYPDAWSLAMAGAGIKRGVVVGATDTDGVDVTEKPYNEKNLFATIFTALGLDPYAEYEADDIPTFYRVEDRAEPIREILK, encoded by the coding sequence ATGAACGACGACGAGACAACGATTGCAGAGGAGGGGAGCTGCACGCCTCCGGAGCACACACTCCACCGGCGGCTCTTTCTCCAAGGACTTGTGGGCGCGGGCGCGGCATCGGCGCTCAGCTGGACCGGGCTCTTCTCCCCCGCGGCGCTCGCGGCGGAGGCCAAGCGCCAGCAGAAGCACTGCATCCTGCTCTGGCTCTGTGGTGCCCCCAGCCAGTTTGAGACCTGGGACCCCAAGCCCGGCAGTGTCTTTGGCGGACCGTTCCGCGCGATTCCCACCAAGCTTCCCGGTGTCCAGTTCAGCGAGCTCATGCCCAGCTGCGCCAAGATCGCCGATAAGCTGGCTGTCGTGCGCTCGATGAAGACAAAGCCCAACGAGCACTTCCAGGCCATCGACCTTCTGACCCGCGGTGCCGCGCCGCGCGAGCCCTTTGTGCGCCCGATCCTGGGCTCGGTGCTGGCACAGCAGCTCGGGCACCTCGATAATCCCATCCCCAACTTTGTCTTTCTCGATCCCAACCCCCGCGGCAATGAGTTTGAGTCGTTCAAGGCGGGCAACTGGGCGGGCTGGCTGGGCGCGCAGTACGGGCCGGTGCGGGCGGGCGGTCAGTACAAGCTCGCCGATGTCAACCGCCTCGCCGACACGACCACCCAAGACTTTGAGCAGCGCGAGGCGCTCCGTCGGTTCCTGACCAAGAAGTACGAGAACGAGCGCACCAGCGCAGCAGCCAGCTCCCAGAATGCGATCTTCTCCCGGGTGAAGGGCCTGATGAGCTGCGCCGATCTCTTTGACCTAGATAAAGTCAATCCCAAGGACCGCGAGCGCTACGGGCCGGGGACCTTCGGGCTCCACACGCTCCTGGCGCGCAACCTGGTGGAGAACGGCGCTCCGTTTGTGATGGTGGCCAATGGGATGCCCTGGGACTGCCATGTCTTCCAGCACGAGATCTACCAGATGCTGGTCCCGGAGACGGATCGGATTGTCGCGCACCTGATCAACGACCTAGAGGAGCGTGGCCTGCTGGACAAGACCCTCGTGGTGGTGATGGGCGAGTTTGGCCGGACCCCCTGGCTCAACGCCGCCCGTGGCCGCGACCACTACCCCGATGCCTGGAGCCTGGCCATGGCCGGCGCGGGGATCAAGCGGGGTGTCGTGGTGGGCGCGACCGATACCGATGGAGTCGATGTGACCGAGAAGCCCTACAACGAGAAAAACCTCTTCGCGACTATCTTTACCGCGCTGGGCCTTGATCCCTACGCGGAGTACGAGGCCGACGATATCCCGACCTTCTACCGTGTCGAGGACCGCGCCGAGCCGATTCGGGAGATCCTGAAATGA
- a CDS encoding DUF1553 domain-containing protein, protein MATLSPLSLGRAVLCLLGLLSCLAPARSQEPTKNPEEYWYRQVEPLLDRSCLKCHAGVRQQGGLDLRSLQTILRGGDQGPAVIPGKPDQSRLVQYVLPQPGPHMPPDPKKQLSADAITILKTWITLLPPTPAATTKNNTWVPAYLESYQRSLPSVGTPPPGQSPSATIDWYLQASWKADRITPARPTSDTAFARRVYLDLAGRIPSDTELKQFLGDYHGDKRAQLVSKLLASDDYVRHFREVFDTLLMGRRLGKNGAWNTYLEDTFRRNRPWDQVVRELLIARPSDGPARGATWFLAARNNNFQSIAEAVAPVAFGVKIGCAQCHNHPLAWEIEQRHYWGLVAAFNRGKNVDTGMGQAVAESAIGGFINFANLKKESQPAALVFLNGKSVAERVPATDEKEVDRPELYVVPPTPGRAAVPKFSRREALAEAVTHDNPLLARAFVNRIWAKLMGRGFVQPVDQIDSKHRASHPELLDWLAKDFERSGYDIKRLVTTIVLTRAYQLDTKVAGKTPPRPESFARALERPLSAEQLLHSLQVATGTKPDSPETEKLESGFITAFPELMPDTYNPSLQQALFLTNSPLVDRLLKPAPGNATAALAALPTPEARVRAAFQLAFARLPDPTELVQCKALLTTTPSAERGVQNLLWALLTSAEFQVNH, encoded by the coding sequence GTGGCAACTCTCTCTCCTCTCTCGCTCGGACGTGCTGTTCTGTGCCTTCTGGGGCTCCTGTCCTGCCTTGCGCCTGCGCGGAGCCAGGAGCCGACCAAGAACCCGGAGGAGTACTGGTACCGCCAGGTCGAGCCGCTGCTGGATAGGTCTTGCCTCAAGTGCCACGCGGGTGTGCGTCAGCAAGGCGGCCTGGACCTGCGCTCGCTCCAGACCATCCTGCGCGGCGGCGACCAAGGCCCCGCCGTGATTCCCGGAAAGCCCGACCAGAGCCGCCTGGTCCAGTATGTCCTGCCCCAGCCGGGGCCGCACATGCCGCCCGACCCGAAGAAGCAGCTCAGCGCCGATGCCATCACGATCCTCAAGACCTGGATCACGCTCCTGCCCCCCACCCCGGCGGCGACCACGAAGAACAACACCTGGGTGCCCGCCTACCTGGAGAGCTACCAGCGCTCGCTACCGTCGGTGGGGACTCCGCCACCGGGCCAGAGCCCCAGCGCGACCATCGACTGGTACTTGCAGGCGAGCTGGAAAGCGGATCGTATCACGCCTGCCCGCCCTACCAGCGATACCGCTTTCGCCCGGCGTGTCTATCTGGATCTGGCGGGGCGTATCCCCAGCGACACGGAGCTCAAGCAGTTTCTGGGCGACTACCACGGCGACAAGCGCGCACAGCTGGTGAGCAAGCTCCTGGCCTCCGACGACTACGTGCGCCACTTCCGCGAGGTCTTTGACACGCTCCTGATGGGCCGCCGCTTGGGTAAGAACGGGGCGTGGAACACCTACCTGGAAGATACCTTTCGGCGGAACCGCCCTTGGGATCAGGTGGTGCGTGAGCTCCTGATCGCGCGTCCCAGCGACGGACCAGCCCGAGGCGCGACCTGGTTTTTGGCGGCCCGCAACAACAACTTCCAGTCGATCGCGGAGGCAGTTGCCCCCGTGGCCTTTGGGGTGAAGATCGGGTGTGCCCAGTGCCACAACCACCCGCTGGCCTGGGAGATCGAGCAGCGGCACTACTGGGGCCTGGTAGCGGCCTTCAACCGCGGGAAGAATGTTGACACCGGCATGGGCCAGGCGGTCGCGGAGAGCGCGATTGGCGGCTTTATCAACTTCGCCAACCTCAAGAAAGAGTCCCAGCCCGCGGCGCTGGTCTTTCTGAATGGCAAGTCTGTCGCGGAGCGGGTGCCCGCCACCGATGAAAAAGAGGTCGATAGGCCCGAGCTCTACGTCGTTCCGCCCACGCCGGGGCGCGCCGCAGTGCCCAAGTTCTCCCGTCGTGAGGCCCTCGCCGAGGCGGTGACCCACGACAATCCCCTGCTGGCACGCGCCTTTGTCAATCGGATATGGGCCAAGCTCATGGGCCGCGGCTTTGTCCAGCCGGTCGATCAAATCGACTCCAAGCACCGCGCCAGCCACCCCGAGCTCCTCGACTGGCTCGCCAAGGACTTCGAGCGCAGCGGCTACGACATCAAGCGGCTTGTCACGACCATTGTCCTGACCCGTGCCTACCAGCTCGACACCAAGGTTGCGGGCAAGACCCCACCCCGACCGGAGTCGTTTGCGCGTGCCCTAGAGCGCCCCCTCTCCGCCGAGCAGCTCCTGCACTCGCTCCAAGTGGCCACGGGAACCAAGCCCGATAGCCCCGAGACCGAGAAGCTAGAGAGCGGCTTTATCACCGCCTTCCCCGAGCTCATGCCCGACACCTATAATCCATCACTGCAGCAAGCGCTCTTTCTGACCAACTCGCCGCTGGTCGATAGACTGCTCAAGCCCGCCCCCGGCAACGCCACCGCGGCCCTCGCGGCGCTTCCCACCCCCGAGGCCCGGGTTCGCGCCGCCTTCCAGCTCGCCTTCGCCCGCCTCCCGGACCCGACCGAGCTGGTGCAGTGCAAGGCCCTGCTTACCACCACGCCCTCGGCGGAGCGCGGTGTCCAGAATCTCTTGTGGGCCCTGCTCACCAGTGCCGAGTTCCAGGTGAACCACTAA
- a CDS encoding S9 family peptidase, protein MSTASTTTENWKQIARTGSVTWPQLAAKRPERGVAFHSQRGALAWNPQTGETRRLLPEGVGSGFGLLSPDGEWFYFFKDTKGNEKGHYVRARYDGTGELESLTPDFAPYSSSLTPFPLPIVSMSASGNRIAFIFVDGDGYHLCTVEIAKDGALGAPKILHEGKPLLRGPILSADGAVCVVCTNERTGKQQYDLLVLDTQGEELARWKGWGPTSLETTAFSPIPGDYRLLCTSDDSGVKRPLLWDVALGESELLLGEGQLPGEVVPLCWSPDAKSILLCRSVDAAHELWVWKAGKLTRLEHPSGTITYFGGLGATLSNDGVASVLFSSAQQPRQLLAFSASGAGRVLLSGGEAPQGTTVRSVTFPSSDGVPVQAWLATPEGAGPFPTVIEVHGGPHGVTNQSFGMGAPYLENGYAFLSVNYRGSTTFGREFLQKIWGDVGHWELEDIIAAHAFVVSEGIADPKRVVITGGSYGGYLTLLALGKCPELWAAGVAHVAIANNALTYEDSSPLLQGIMRASFQSTPDQNPALWERSSPHTYAAAIQAPVLVVQGLNDTRCPRRQMEVYEAQLKELGKQIEVLWFDAGHGVGNTEQSIGFTEHILAFLRSNC, encoded by the coding sequence ATGAGCACAGCAAGCACAACCACGGAGAATTGGAAGCAGATCGCCCGCACCGGGTCGGTGACGTGGCCGCAGCTCGCGGCGAAGCGGCCGGAGCGTGGGGTGGCGTTTCATAGCCAGCGGGGAGCGCTGGCATGGAACCCGCAGACCGGGGAGACGCGGCGTTTGTTGCCGGAGGGCGTGGGAAGCGGCTTTGGATTGCTCTCCCCCGATGGCGAGTGGTTCTACTTCTTCAAGGACACCAAGGGCAACGAGAAGGGGCACTATGTCCGCGCCCGCTACGATGGCACCGGGGAGCTAGAGAGCCTCACGCCCGACTTTGCCCCGTACTCCTCGTCGCTGACCCCGTTTCCGCTACCGATTGTCTCGATGAGCGCCTCGGGCAACCGCATTGCGTTTATCTTTGTCGACGGCGACGGCTACCACCTGTGCACCGTTGAGATTGCGAAGGACGGAGCGCTGGGTGCGCCGAAGATCTTACACGAAGGCAAGCCGCTCCTGCGTGGCCCGATTCTCTCGGCGGATGGCGCGGTCTGTGTGGTCTGCACCAACGAGCGCACCGGCAAGCAACAGTATGACCTGCTCGTACTCGACACGCAGGGCGAGGAGCTCGCGCGCTGGAAGGGCTGGGGGCCGACCAGCCTGGAGACCACGGCGTTCTCCCCGATCCCCGGCGACTACCGCTTGCTCTGCACCAGCGATGACTCCGGGGTGAAGCGCCCGCTGCTCTGGGACGTCGCCCTGGGCGAGTCCGAGCTTCTCTTGGGCGAGGGACAGCTTCCCGGTGAGGTCGTGCCGCTCTGCTGGTCGCCGGACGCCAAGAGTATCCTGCTGTGCCGGAGCGTGGACGCCGCGCACGAGCTCTGGGTTTGGAAGGCAGGAAAGCTCACACGGCTGGAGCACCCGTCGGGGACCATCACGTACTTTGGAGGGCTGGGGGCGACTCTGAGCAACGACGGTGTGGCGAGCGTTCTCTTTTCCAGCGCACAGCAGCCGCGTCAGCTCCTGGCGTTCTCGGCGAGCGGTGCAGGGAGAGTGCTCCTCTCGGGCGGCGAGGCACCGCAAGGGACAACCGTACGCTCGGTGACCTTTCCGTCGTCGGATGGCGTGCCCGTGCAGGCCTGGCTGGCGACCCCTGAGGGCGCGGGGCCATTTCCGACCGTGATCGAGGTACATGGCGGGCCACACGGAGTCACCAACCAGAGCTTTGGCATGGGCGCTCCCTATCTGGAAAACGGCTACGCCTTTCTCTCGGTCAACTACCGCGGCTCGACGACGTTTGGGCGGGAGTTCTTGCAGAAGATCTGGGGCGATGTCGGGCACTGGGAGCTGGAGGATATAATCGCCGCGCACGCCTTTGTGGTTAGCGAGGGGATCGCCGACCCGAAGCGTGTCGTCATCACGGGCGGCTCCTACGGGGGCTACCTGACCCTGCTTGCTCTCGGAAAGTGCCCCGAGCTCTGGGCAGCGGGCGTGGCCCATGTCGCCATCGCCAACAACGCCCTCACCTACGAAGACTCGTCGCCCTTGCTCCAAGGGATCATGCGTGCCAGCTTCCAAAGCACCCCCGACCAGAACCCAGCGCTCTGGGAGCGCAGCTCGCCGCACACCTACGCCGCGGCGATCCAGGCCCCGGTTCTGGTGGTTCAGGGCCTCAACGACACCCGCTGTCCCCGTCGGCAGATGGAGGTCTACGAGGCGCAGCTCAAGGAGCTCGGCAAGCAGATCGAGGTGCTCTGGTTCGATGCCGGGCACGGTGTGGGCAATACCGAGCAGTCGATTGGCTTTACCGAGCATATTCTGGCGTTTCTTCGCTCCAATTGCTGA
- a CDS encoding Gfo/Idh/MocA family protein, with product MDTEITTISEGGTVEAKPLRVGFIGCGGIAQTHIGYMTKIPGVSIVAGADIRQVALDVMHNKHGVATDHLFTDFNEMLKTVGDDIDAISVCTPNGVHAKAAIAAANAGKDILCEKPIAMNPTEAQAIADAVHANGVKFVMGFQHRYEPKSKYVRDLIESGALGKIMYVRAQALRRRGIPNWGVFGRKELQGGGPMIDIGVHILDTAHSLIGNPTPITATGNTWTWMGNKPSEVKSQWPGWDHETYTVEDLAAGMIRFDNGTILTLESSFCNHIKEDVFDIQIMGEKGGVIWSTSETYTDWEGYMINATPAFYPKWDMWQYKIQHFIEVVRDGRENECPVEHGVMVQKMLSGIYASAEQGKEVAI from the coding sequence ATGGATACAGAAATCACAACAATCTCCGAGGGCGGCACGGTTGAGGCCAAGCCCCTCCGTGTCGGCTTTATTGGCTGTGGTGGGATCGCGCAGACCCACATCGGCTACATGACCAAGATTCCGGGTGTCTCGATTGTCGCGGGGGCGGATATCCGCCAGGTGGCACTGGATGTCATGCACAACAAGCATGGGGTCGCCACCGACCACCTCTTCACCGATTTTAACGAGATGCTCAAGACGGTCGGGGACGATATCGACGCGATCTCCGTCTGTACGCCCAACGGGGTGCACGCCAAGGCGGCGATTGCGGCGGCCAATGCGGGCAAGGACATCCTCTGCGAGAAGCCCATCGCGATGAACCCGACCGAGGCGCAGGCGATCGCCGATGCCGTGCATGCCAATGGGGTCAAGTTTGTCATGGGCTTCCAGCACCGCTACGAGCCCAAGAGCAAGTATGTCCGCGATCTGATCGAGAGCGGCGCCCTGGGCAAGATCATGTATGTCCGCGCCCAGGCCCTGCGCCGCCGTGGTATCCCGAACTGGGGTGTCTTTGGCCGCAAGGAGCTGCAGGGCGGTGGCCCGATGATCGATATCGGGGTACATATCCTCGATACCGCGCACAGCCTGATCGGCAACCCCACCCCGATCACCGCGACCGGCAACACCTGGACCTGGATGGGCAACAAGCCCAGCGAGGTAAAGAGCCAGTGGCCGGGCTGGGACCACGAGACCTACACGGTCGAGGACCTGGCCGCCGGTATGATCCGCTTCGACAATGGGACGATCCTGACTCTGGAGTCGAGCTTCTGCAACCATATCAAGGAGGATGTTTTTGACATTCAGATCATGGGCGAGAAGGGCGGCGTCATCTGGAGCACGTCGGAGACCTACACGGACTGGGAAGGCTACATGATCAACGCCACCCCCGCGTTCTACCCCAAGTGGGACATGTGGCAGTACAAGATCCAGCACTTCATCGAGGTGGTCCGCGACGGCCGCGAGAACGAGTGCCCGGTCGAGCACGGTGTGATGGTGCAGAAGATGCTCAGCGGCATCTACGCCTCTGCCGAGCAGGGCAAGGAAGTCGCGATCTAA
- a CDS encoding TrmH family RNA methyltransferase: MISVILHEPDMPQNTGNIVRLCANAGAALHLIEPLGFAWDDKRLRRAHLDYEEFAEVQRHAGWAACKAALAGQRVFAIETGGAATPYETEFQPGDALLFGSESRGLPEEILAEVTVLTLPMMPGSRSLNLSNAVAVTVYEAWRQLGFAAATPLGTPPRERSFAFFNGNPGQESRG; this comes from the coding sequence ATGATCTCCGTCATTCTCCACGAGCCCGACATGCCCCAGAACACCGGCAATATCGTCCGGCTCTGTGCCAACGCGGGTGCGGCGCTGCACCTGATCGAGCCGCTGGGCTTTGCCTGGGACGACAAGCGCCTGCGCCGGGCACACCTGGATTATGAGGAGTTTGCTGAGGTCCAGCGTCACGCGGGCTGGGCAGCGTGCAAGGCGGCGCTGGCTGGGCAGCGTGTCTTTGCCATCGAGACCGGCGGAGCGGCCACTCCCTACGAGACGGAGTTTCAGCCCGGCGATGCGCTGCTCTTTGGCTCGGAGTCCCGCGGCCTCCCCGAGGAGATTCTCGCCGAGGTGACCGTGCTGACCCTGCCGATGATGCCCGGGAGCCGGAGCCTGAACCTCTCCAACGCGGTCGCTGTCACGGTCTACGAGGCGTGGCGGCAGCTGGGCTTTGCTGCCGCCACACCGCTTGGAACCCCGCCAAGGGAGCGCTCGTTTGCGTTCTTCAACGGGAATCCTGGGCAAGAGAGTCGCGGGTGA